In Campylobacter porcelli, the sequence AGAATACTCTATTTTGCCCTCTGCTTTTGTATGGATATGCAGTAGTGGATCGCTACTATCGTGGCTTATTTGCTTATAAAAGTCATTGTAATCGCTATCTTTTAAAGTAGATTTACTCATTCTCCATAGGGCGCTTGCTTTGTTGATTTGAGAGTTTTTGCTCTCATAATGGCCCTCTTTGTTCTCATCTTGTGGGGCTATCCACTCATCTCTATCCATATAGATAGGATATGGAATGTGATTTGAGTATTTTGTAATGATATTTTCTATTCTAAAACTATCTGTAAATTCATCATCATTAAGGTATAGAGTGATCTGTGTGCCGTGGCTATCTAGCGTGGATTTTGAAATTTCATATCCATTTGTATCGCTACTCCATTTATATGCATCGCTACTTAGGGCTTTGCGACTGATAACTTCTATTTTGTTAGCTACCATAAATGCTGAGTAAAATCCAACCCCAAATTGACCTATTAAAGAGCTATCTTTTTTCGCATCTCCGCTCATGGATTCTATGAAGCCTTTAGTTCCGCTCCTTGCGATAGTGCCTAGATTGTTGATTAGGTCATCTTCATCCATACCTATACCATTATCTGTAATTATTAAGGTCTTACTCTCTTTATCTAGTTTAATATCGATTCTAGGGCTATACTCAAGCGATTTATACTCATCATTAGTTAGGCTTAGATAGTTTAGCTTATCTAATGCATCGCTTGCATTTGAGATTAACTCTCTTAAGAATATCTCTTTATTAGAGTAGAGTGAGTGGATCATTAAATTTAAAAGATCGCTCACTTGTGTTTGAAATTGATGTTTTTGCATATATTCTCCTTTTGATTTATCAATATTATAACTAACTAAATTTAACCAACACTACTCAAATATCACAAAGGGCAGGGTTAGTGTATTTTTAATTATATTAAATGGGGTTTTTAAGACATCATTTATCACTTGAGTTTGAATATCTGGCTCATCTATTGTCCCTTTTATGGCGATGATGGTTGATATGCTTTTATCTTTGCCTAATAATATGTGATTAACCAAAGGTATCTTATCTATTATGGTACTAGCGTCTTTTAGGAGTTTTAACTCCAAGGTTATATCTAGGCTATTATCTTTTAAATTTATACTCCCGCTACCTACTATATCTGCACTTGCTCCTTCTATATCTATGGCGTGTATGGTAAGATTATCATCAACTCTTTGAATTCTTATATTTCCATTTTTAACACTAAAACCTTTGGTATTAAAATCAGGAACTTTAAATATAAGCAAAGATGGAACGGAATTTAAGAAAGTTAAGAGCTGTTGGTAGATTATATAATCTTTTAAATATGTGTTTTGTAGCTCTAAATCAGCCTTAAAATTTTTACTACTTTTGCCTATTAGTTTAATCCCAAATATACCTTCACTAAAGCTATTAAAGTCTAAAATATCATTTACGGTTTGAGCTGATATGCCATTTCCCCTTGCTTTTAATATATCTTTCCCTTCAGTTAAAGATATATATCCCCCATCAAATTCCCCGTCAAATCTAAACTCATCTTTTTTCTTGCTACCGCTAAAATGCTCAAATAAAACGCTTTTATTAATATCAGTAGCATTTATGGCTGTATTATTAGCTATGAAATTTATATTGGTATCTAAGCTACTTTTTGCCGCTTTTGAATCTATGGAAATTTTAGCTGAGTTTAAAAATAGATTGATCTCATCATTTATAATGGTTGCATTTATCACTCCACTATCGCTTTTAATATCTATAACATCGCTAATTTGTATGGTGAAGTTATCCTTAGTGTAGCTCTCATCTTTTTTATTTATGATTGGTAAATTAAAATTTACATCACTTGCCCTAGCTGTAATATTGCTAAAATCATCAGTTATGATTGATATATTGGCTTTGGTTATGTTTAGGTCATTTATCAGCTTAGAATATGGCTTAAGCGGGGAAATGCTAGGGATATCTATTTTTATTGGCTGATTTAAATTTATACTATAGCCTAGGGCTTTTGAGCTAATTATAGTATCGCTAGCAAATTCTAAAGTGATATTATCATCTAAATCTTTAATATCAAGTAGATTTGGAATTTTCAGTGAGTTAAATTTGGTATTAAATTGCGCTACTTTGCTACTAGCATCTATCAAAGCAGTGAAATTAGAATCAAAAATATCATTTTGTATATGTGCGTCTTGGATTGTGATTTTATTATCTTTTAGAATTATTTTGGCGTGTTTGGAGCTAAATTTAGCCCCTGCTATATCTATAACGCTATCATCTAGTATAAACTCCCCATCAGCTTTAAGATTTGAGCTATTAAGGTTTATATCAAGACGCAATTTAGTATCAAGAGATCCGCTATTTTGTAATATTGGAATTCCTATATCATAGGCTTTTAGTATATCGTTGATACTACTATTATATAGAGATTTTGTGCTAATATCTAAGATTAAATTTGAGTTTTTATCTAGATTGTTTATACTAAGTCCTATATCGGCTATTTGGTCTTGATAAACTGGCTCTTTGATATCAAATATCAAATTTGAGTTTTCAAATGTGATTATAACAGAGTTAGCAGTTGCCGCTGGGAGATTTGGGTGGAATTTGACAACTGGCATATTAGCACTTGCTTTGCCATATATTTTAGAAATAAGTGGGTCATTACTCTTAAGATTAAACTCTCCACGCAAAATCTCAAGCCTATAATCACTAGCAATGATATATCCATAAATCCAATTTTTAACCTCGCTATCTAGGCTTATTGCACCAGCTAAAGCGTCCATAAATTGAGCTATGGTTGGTGCTTTTACATTTGAAATTTCATAGCTTAAAATATCTTTATCTATATTTAAATTTATATCCCCATTTAGCTCATATGAGTTAAATTTGCCATTAAAACTATGCTTATCATCATAGAAATTTAGCCTTAAATATCCGCTAATTGTGGTATTAAAATCCTTAATATTTATCTCATTTATGGCTAAATTTAGATTATTATTTTGCCTAGCTAAATGTGCGTTTATATAGATTTTTTTGCTATCAAGATTAAATTTATTATCTGTATAGATGAAGTATGATTTTTGCTTACCAATTGATATGTTTTCTAGCTCTATTTTATCAAATAGCATATCAATCCATTTAGCATAATGTATAATCTGAAGTGATGATTTTTGGCTATTTTGCTTATCATCAGATGGGAAAATATCTATATTTTTTGCTCTTAGTGTAATTTTGTTATCTAATTTTATATATAATTGCGAAATTTTAAATCGGTTAAAATCCAAAGATTCTATTTTAATTCCGATTTTTAACCATATAAAAAGGGCAAAGATGGCTATAATTAGCGTTAAAAACAGCATTAAAAGGCGATTTTTAAATATAATATGTGAAATTTTATTCATATTTTTCCTAACGATTTTCGCATCACTATCCCAAACAATGAATACAAGTAAGGTCGTATATTTGCCACAAGGAAGCGTAGGTGAAATTATATCCTATTTAGCTAAACTAAATTTTAAGGTTGATGGATTTGATAAATACATTTTGGTTTTAATGGGATTTCCGCAATCTGGCTGGATAGATATCGGTAAGACCACTCTTAGCAAATTTGACTTTTTATACAAGCTTACTACAGCTAAGGCTGCTATGAGAGATATTACTTTAATTCCTGGAGAGACTACGGCATATTTTTTCTATGATATTTCTAAGAAATTTGGCTTAAATTATGATGAATTAATGAGGAATTATCTAGCAAATTCGCCAATTAAAGAGGGGTTTTTAGTCCCTGAAACATATAAAATTCCAGTTGGAATTAGCGAGGCTCATCTAGTTTATTACCTTATAAATATCTCAAAAAAACAGCACGAAAACCTAAGCAAAAAGATATTTGGGCAGTGGGATGAGAGGCGGTGGTATGAGTTTATAACCATAGCATCAGTAGTGCAAAAAGAGGCCGCAAATAAAGATGAAATGCCTATTGTAGCCTCAGTTATATATAATAGGTTAAAAATCGGAATGAAACTACAGATGGACGGGACGCTAAATTATGATCTACACTCTCACGAGAAGATAACACCACAAAGAATAGCTAATGACAACTCAAGATATAATACCTATAAATATGCTGGTCTTCCGCCAAATGCGGTTTGTAATGTCAGCTTTGATGCGATTAAGGCAGCAATTTTTCCTAAAAAGACAAATTATCTATATTTCGTAAGAGATAAGAGCACAGGAGCTCATATATTTAGCTCTACTTATGAAGCCCATATAAGAGCAATTAATCGCTCAAATAAGGCTAAGTAAATGCCACTTTCAAAGCTAAATAAAGAGCAGTATAGAGCCGCTACAGCACCTATGGGGCATAATCTCATTATAGCAAGTGCAGGAACTGGCAAAACTAGCACAATAGTAGCTAGGATAGCTCACCTTCTAAATTCAGGCATAAAAGCTAATAAAATTTTATTATTAACATTTACCAATAAAGCCGCTAGCGAGATGATAGAGAGATTGGAGCGTTATTTTGATAGCTCCACAATATCGCAAATCACAGCTGGGACATTTCATTCAGTTTCAAATTTACTCCTAAAAACTCTTGATAAAGGGGTGATCTTAAAGCAGCCTAGTGAGCTAAAGACGCTATTAAAGAGCATTACAGATAGAAGGCAATTCCACAGAATTAGCGATATTAAGGGCTATAGCGGGGCGTATTTGTATGATATATACTCTTTGTTTTGTAATAGCTGTGTTAATGATGAGAGCTTTGTAGATTGGTTTAGCTTAAACTACCCAGATCAGGCCGAATTTGCTGAAATTTACGATGATATTTTGCGTGAGTTTGAAGAGACTAAGGCAAATTTTAATTATGCTGATTTTAACGATCTATTAATCAAGATGAAAAATGAGCTAAAAAAGGGGGCTAGAATTTATTTTGATGAAATTTTAGTTGATGAGTATCAAGATACAAATTCCCTTCAAGGCTCATTAATAGATGCTTTTAATACTAAAAGTCTATTTTGTGTAGGGGATTTTGACCAAAGCATTTACGCTTTTAATGGGGCAAATATAGGGATTATTGGTAGCTTTAAAGATAGATATTTAGATTCTAATATGTTTTCTTTGAATATAAATTACCGCTCAAGTGCTAAAATCCTAGCCTTAGCAAATAGGGTAATTTCTAACAACCCACGCCTATATCCAAAATCCCTTAAAGTAGGGCGTCAAGGGGAGTTCAAACCCCCAATTTTGCTTACTTATGATGAGCTTTTTATCCAGTATAGCTCTGTAGCACAGCTAATCTCAGATAGCAGATATAATAAAAATGATATCGCCATAATCTTTCGTAATAACTCAAGTGCAGATGGCTTAGAGATAGCATTAAAAGAGCTTGGCATAAGCTGTAAAAGAAAGGGCGGGATTAGCTTTTTTGAGTCTCGTGAGATAAAAGCACTCATTGATCTAGTGGCAATTTTGGTAAATCCTAGGGATATTATGGCATTTATCCATATATTAGAGTATGCTAAGGGTGTGGGTAATGCTCACGCTAAAGAGCTTTTTGACATTATAAGCTCAGCAGGTCATGGAAGCATAATAAAAGGTCTTAGAAATCCAGATAAAAATAGTGTAAAACTCTCTACTAAAAAGCACAATTACCAGCTTGGATTGTTTGATGATTTTAGTGAATTTATACCTTCAAATAGATTTTGTGATCTTGGATTTGATGATGAATTTATGGCATCTCCTATTTTAAATTACTCAAATTTAAATCAAAATGGTGCAATATTTTTATATGAGCTTAGAAATTTAATCCTTAATCTAGATAAAAATAGTAGCTCAAATGAGATTATAAACACGATAATAAAATCTAAAATTTACAATATAATAGTTGATATTTTAGCAACCAAAAGAGCAACGCTAAAAAGTGGTAATATAGATAATGAGCTAAAACATAACGCAATGGAGCGTATAATATCAAAGGCTAATGTGCTTTTAGAGATTAGCAACCGCCATAATAATATTGATAATTTTTATAATTTTCTAACCTTAGGCAAGAGCGAAATGAGCCAAGGCGAAGGGGTAAATTTACTTACTATTCATGCTAGTAAGGGGCTTGAGTTTAATCTTGTTTTTGTGGTGGATTTAGCTCAAGGTAGATTTCCAAATTCAAAATTAATGAGTGATATAGAAGAGGAAAGAAGGCTATTTTATGTAGCTGTTACAAGGGCAAAAGATGAATTAGTGCTAAGCTATGCTAAGTATGATAAGATAAGAAAAGTTCAGTATCAACCAAGCTGCTTTTTAGTCGAAGCTGGTATGGCAAAGCCATCGATTTAAATATTAAATTTGGCTTAAAATAAATTTCTACTATTAATATTATAAGAGAAATTATAGAAATTTTGCTTATAATCAAGTCAAATTTTAATTAAAGGATAAAAATGATTGACAATACTATAAATGATACTAGTCGTATCAAAGATGCTAGATATTTATCTAAGGTTATCAAAGCTGATGAAGCAGCAGCCCTTATCCCGCATAAATCTCAAATCGGATTTAGCGGATTTGTCGGTGCTGGAAGTCCTTTGTATGTTCCAATTGCAATTGCCAATAGAGCGCAAAAATTACATGCCGCTGGAAATGAGTATAAAATTAGTATATATTCAGGTGCTAGCACTGATGTGGATTTAGATGGTATTTTGGCTAAGGCTAATTGTGTTGAGTTTAGAACTCCATTTAATACAGACCCAAGTATGAGAGGTCGCATTAACTCAGGTGAGACTAGGTATCTTGATGTGCATTTATCATCTCTTGCGTGGCAAGTGGAGTGTGGATATTTTGGTGATATGGATTTTGCAGTTATTGAAATTTCAGGCATTACAGAAGATGGTAAATTAATCCCTACTACATCAGTAGGCAATAACCAAGCTTGGCTAAACGCTGCTAAAAAGGTTATATTAGAGCTAAATATCAATCAGCCAAAAGAGCTTGAGGGCTTCCATGATATTTATGTCCAAGCAAAGCCGCCATTTCGTGAGCCAATCCCGCTTAAAACTGCTAGAGATCGCATAGGAACTCCATATATGAGCGTGGATTTTGATAAGGTTGTAGCTGTGGTATTAAGCTCTACTGATGATAGGCTAAATAGCTTTACTCCGCTTGATGAAGTATCAATAGCAATTGGGGATAATGTAGCTAAATTTTTTGCTGCTGAAGAGGCGGCTGGTAGATTACCAAAAGGCAAATTATTGCCACTTCAAAGCGGTATTGGCAATGTAGCTAATGCTGTTTTAGCTGCTCTTAGCAAGGCTGGATATAAAGGGCTTGAGTGCTACTCAGAAGTTATCCAAGATGGTATGCTAGATCTTGTAAAAGACGGCACCGTTGATCTAGCCTCAGCTTCAGCTCTCTCACTTAGCCCAACTGCGGTAGAGGAATTTAGAAAAAATGTTGATTTCTATAAAGAGCATATAATTCTTCGCCCACAAGAGATATCAAATAGCCCAGAATTAGTAAGACGCCTTGGAGTTGTAGCTATGAATGGTATGCTAGAAGCTGATATATATGGCAATATCAACTCAACAAATGTTATGGGAACGCAGATGATGAATGGAATTGGCGGTAGTGGCGACTTTGCTAGAAATGGCTATCTATCTCTATTCTTAACCCCTTCAGTAGCAAAGGGTGGAGCAATATCTGCAATCGTGCCATTTGTAAGCCATATTGATCACACTGAGCATGATACTATGGTGGTTGTAACTGAGTATGGATATGCTGATTTAAGAGGTTGTAGTCCAAGACAGAGAGCGCAAAAGATGATAGCTATAGCTCATCCAGATTATAGAGATATGCTACAAGACTACTTCGATAGAGCGTGCGCTCAGCCAAAGCCAGGTCATACTCCACATATTTTAAGCGAAGCTTTAAGCTGGCATGATAGATTTAATAAAACAGGTAGTATGAAAAAGTAGATTAATATTTTTAGAGTTACCATTTTTGGTAACTCAGATCGCCACGACTAAGCTCCTTATAATATTTCAAGTGTGGCGATCTTTGGTATTATTTTATAATTTAAGCTCTATTTGGCAATTATGCAGTTTTTGACACTTCTTTTACCTTTATATAGCCTTTTATCAGCTTGATCTGTAAGTTTGTTTGGATCTGTCCCGCTATCTGAAATTCCAAATGTTACTGTAAAGTGAATGGATTTATTATTAGAGATTTTAACTGGAGTTTGATTGATTATAAATCTGATATTTTGAATTTGGTTTATAAAATTTATTCTACTAGTATTGGTTGCTACGATGACAAACTCCTCTCCGCCCCAGCGACAGACTATATCAGACTTATTTGTATTTTTGGTAAATATCTTAGCTAGAGTTTTTAATACTTCATCGCCAACATTATGTCCAAATTTATCATTTATACTCTTAAAGTTATCTATATCGCACATAGCTATGGTGATTGTTTTATTGGATTTTTTAGCTAGTATTATATTTAGTGCTCGTTTATTTATAAGACCTGTTAGGTGATCTGTCTGAGAGGCAGTTTTTAGCTCATGTCTATATCTGTGAAGGTCTTTGATATTTATCTGATTTACGATACCATAAACCTTAAATATCACAACAAATAAAAATAATAAAAAGGCAAGATTGCTTATATAAAATATCTCTACAAATTCTCCTGGCTCTTTTGGAAAATATATATTTGAGATCATATAAACAAAGATAAAAATAGCAAAATCAAATCCAGCTAATAGATAAGTAATCACTCTATTTTTAAAGATATTTAGATATGTAGTTGATGCAATAGCTATAATAATAAGATAAAACCCATAATCCCACCCAAGTATAATAGTAGCCAACACCGCTGATATGACAATATGCAAATGCGATAGCAAAAATACCCTATCATACTCATTTTCATCTATGGATTTAATAGAAACAGCATAGACAAAAAGCCCCAAAAATGAGACAACAGATAGAATATACATATTCATCATGTAAAATATAAAAGAGTATAGAAGTGTAACACACAAAAATAGCATTAATACAAATTTGAAATTAAATGAGAGATTATCGTTTATTAGATTCATATTTTTCCGATACTACTTGATTTTTACCTTGATTTTTGCCGCGATAAAGTAGGTTATCAGCAAGGCTAATAGCTTGATTTATATCTATGGCATCTTCTATATATAATAGACCAAATGTAGCACTAATTGGGACTTTATTTGGATTGGCATTATGAATGGCTACTCTAGCAGATTCTGCGATTTGGATTGATCTTTTTATATTTTGAGCTGGAATTATAGCTAAAAATTCCTCTCCGCCCCAGCGACTAATCTTACCAAATTTAGATATTTTATTATCTAGTATCTCTGCTACTTTAGATAGAACTATATCACCAAATATATGACCATAGGTGTCATTTATGCTTTTAAAATTATCTATATCACAAAGGATAATAGCTAGTGATTTAATCTTTTTATTTGATAGCATTTTGAAATTTTGCTCTATTATCTCATTCATTGGAGCTCTATTATATAAGCCAGTTAGATAGTCAATTTCAGCGATATTTTTATAGCTGATATTCTCATTTTGTGTAGCGATAATATCCATAGCATAGGTATTGCTGTGGCTATCTTGTAATACTATAAATTTAATAGCAATCATAAAAAAGCAAAATAGAAAGCTAATATGCTGAAGTGTTGGTGAGCCATATTTAATATCTTGATCTCCAAATGTAAAGTATAAGACTATAAATAGAATTAGCTGAAGAGATGGAAGCATAAATTTGATAAATAAATTTTTCATTGGCGATACATAGCAAACGCCTATTAACTCAAGCAAAAATAGCTCAAATCCATATCCCCAGCCTAGTGTAATTATGGATATAACCATAGCATAAGTGGCACTAATTTGAATCCAAAAATTTATAATTTTTTCAAATTTTGGCTCGTTAAAATCAATATAAAGAGCCGTAGATATGAAAAAGCATATTGCAAAATTTGTAAATAGAAAAAATAGCCCAGAGTAAACATACATTGAGCCATATACAGCTAAAATAATGATGTATAATAGCATTAGCTTTTGATAAATTTTTGGGTGTAATTT encodes:
- a CDS encoding AsmA-like C-terminal domain-containing protein, which encodes MNKISHIIFKNRLLMLFLTLIIAIFALFIWLKIGIKIESLDFNRFKISQLYIKLDNKITLRAKNIDIFPSDDKQNSQKSSLQIIHYAKWIDMLFDKIELENISIGKQKSYFIYTDNKFNLDSKKIYINAHLARQNNNLNLAINEINIKDFNTTISGYLRLNFYDDKHSFNGKFNSYELNGDINLNIDKDILSYEISNVKAPTIAQFMDALAGAISLDSEVKNWIYGYIIASDYRLEILRGEFNLKSNDPLISKIYGKASANMPVVKFHPNLPAATANSVIITFENSNLIFDIKEPVYQDQIADIGLSINNLDKNSNLILDISTKSLYNSSINDILKAYDIGIPILQNSGSLDTKLRLDINLNSSNLKADGEFILDDSVIDIAGAKFSSKHAKIILKDNKITIQDAHIQNDIFDSNFTALIDASSKVAQFNTKFNSLKIPNLLDIKDLDDNITLEFASDTIISSKALGYSINLNQPIKIDIPSISPLKPYSKLINDLNITKANISIITDDFSNITARASDVNFNLPIINKKDESYTKDNFTIQISDVIDIKSDSGVINATIINDEINLFLNSAKISIDSKAAKSSLDTNINFIANNTAINATDINKSVLFEHFSGSKKKDEFRFDGEFDGGYISLTEGKDILKARGNGISAQTVNDILDFNSFSEGIFGIKLIGKSSKNFKADLELQNTYLKDYIIYQQLLTFLNSVPSLLIFKVPDFNTKGFSVKNGNIRIQRVDDNLTIHAIDIEGASADIVGSGSINLKDNSLDITLELKLLKDASTIIDKIPLVNHILLGKDKSISTIIAIKGTIDEPDIQTQVINDVLKTPFNIIKNTLTLPFVIFE
- the mltG gene encoding endolytic transglycosylase MltG, translating into MLIPIFNHIKRAKMAIISVKNSIKRRFLNIICEILFIFFLTIFASLSQTMNTSKVVYLPQGSVGEIISYLAKLNFKVDGFDKYILVLMGFPQSGWIDIGKTTLSKFDFLYKLTTAKAAMRDITLIPGETTAYFFYDISKKFGLNYDELMRNYLANSPIKEGFLVPETYKIPVGISEAHLVYYLINISKKQHENLSKKIFGQWDERRWYEFITIASVVQKEAANKDEMPIVASVIYNRLKIGMKLQMDGTLNYDLHSHEKITPQRIANDNSRYNTYKYAGLPPNAVCNVSFDAIKAAIFPKKTNYLYFVRDKSTGAHIFSSTYEAHIRAINRSNKAK
- a CDS encoding ATP-dependent helicase, with translation MPLSKLNKEQYRAATAPMGHNLIIASAGTGKTSTIVARIAHLLNSGIKANKILLLTFTNKAASEMIERLERYFDSSTISQITAGTFHSVSNLLLKTLDKGVILKQPSELKTLLKSITDRRQFHRISDIKGYSGAYLYDIYSLFCNSCVNDESFVDWFSLNYPDQAEFAEIYDDILREFEETKANFNYADFNDLLIKMKNELKKGARIYFDEILVDEYQDTNSLQGSLIDAFNTKSLFCVGDFDQSIYAFNGANIGIIGSFKDRYLDSNMFSLNINYRSSAKILALANRVISNNPRLYPKSLKVGRQGEFKPPILLTYDELFIQYSSVAQLISDSRYNKNDIAIIFRNNSSADGLEIALKELGISCKRKGGISFFESREIKALIDLVAILVNPRDIMAFIHILEYAKGVGNAHAKELFDIISSAGHGSIIKGLRNPDKNSVKLSTKKHNYQLGLFDDFSEFIPSNRFCDLGFDDEFMASPILNYSNLNQNGAIFLYELRNLILNLDKNSSSNEIINTIIKSKIYNIIVDILATKRATLKSGNIDNELKHNAMERIISKANVLLEISNRHNNIDNFYNFLTLGKSEMSQGEGVNLLTIHASKGLEFNLVFVVDLAQGRFPNSKLMSDIEEERRLFYVAVTRAKDELVLSYAKYDKIRKVQYQPSCFLVEAGMAKPSI
- a CDS encoding succinate CoA transferase → MIDNTINDTSRIKDARYLSKVIKADEAAALIPHKSQIGFSGFVGAGSPLYVPIAIANRAQKLHAAGNEYKISIYSGASTDVDLDGILAKANCVEFRTPFNTDPSMRGRINSGETRYLDVHLSSLAWQVECGYFGDMDFAVIEISGITEDGKLIPTTSVGNNQAWLNAAKKVILELNINQPKELEGFHDIYVQAKPPFREPIPLKTARDRIGTPYMSVDFDKVVAVVLSSTDDRLNSFTPLDEVSIAIGDNVAKFFAAEEAAGRLPKGKLLPLQSGIGNVANAVLAALSKAGYKGLECYSEVIQDGMLDLVKDGTVDLASASALSLSPTAVEEFRKNVDFYKEHIILRPQEISNSPELVRRLGVVAMNGMLEADIYGNINSTNVMGTQMMNGIGGSGDFARNGYLSLFLTPSVAKGGAISAIVPFVSHIDHTEHDTMVVVTEYGYADLRGCSPRQRAQKMIAIAHPDYRDMLQDYFDRACAQPKPGHTPHILSEALSWHDRFNKTGSMKK
- a CDS encoding GGDEF domain-containing protein; this translates as MNLINDNLSFNFKFVLMLFLCVTLLYSFIFYMMNMYILSVVSFLGLFVYAVSIKSIDENEYDRVFLLSHLHIVISAVLATIILGWDYGFYLIIIAIASTTYLNIFKNRVITYLLAGFDFAIFIFVYMISNIYFPKEPGEFVEIFYISNLAFLLFLFVVIFKVYGIVNQINIKDLHRYRHELKTASQTDHLTGLINKRALNIILAKKSNKTITIAMCDIDNFKSINDKFGHNVGDEVLKTLAKIFTKNTNKSDIVCRWGGEEFVIVATNTSRINFINQIQNIRFIINQTPVKISNNKSIHFTVTFGISDSGTDPNKLTDQADKRLYKGKRSVKNCIIAK
- a CDS encoding GGDEF domain-containing protein; amino-acid sequence: MNTATKELKLHPKIYQKLMLLYIIILAVYGSMYVYSGLFFLFTNFAICFFISTALYIDFNEPKFEKIINFWIQISATYAMVISIITLGWGYGFELFLLELIGVCYVSPMKNLFIKFMLPSLQLILFIVLYFTFGDQDIKYGSPTLQHISFLFCFFMIAIKFIVLQDSHSNTYAMDIIATQNENISYKNIAEIDYLTGLYNRAPMNEIIEQNFKMLSNKKIKSLAIILCDIDNFKSINDTYGHIFGDIVLSKVAEILDNKISKFGKISRWGGEEFLAIIPAQNIKRSIQIAESARVAIHNANPNKVPISATFGLLYIEDAIDINQAISLADNLLYRGKNQGKNQVVSEKYESNKR